A stretch of Lysobacter sp. K5869 DNA encodes these proteins:
- the thrC gene encoding threonine synthase, producing MNFLSTRGQTAPTAIDAALAAGLAPDGGLYVPESIPLLAQPLAARSLPDTAHTVLAPYFARSALRDRLDDLCAQAFSFDAPLRALNPPDTWLLELFHGPTAAFKDYAARFLAGALAGLRAADAADTTIVVATSGDTGAAVASAFHRRPGFRVLILYPDGRVSPRQAHGLGCWGDNVQALRVDGDFDACQRLAKQALGDEALRARVPLSSANSISLGRLLPQAAYYAHAAAQYYAAHGEPLNFIVPTGNLGNACAALVAKRMGAPVGELRLATNANDTLPRYFAGADYAAQPTRATLANAMDVGAPSNFERLRHWYRDDAELRAAIQAEGVDDATIAETIRAAPQRYGIVPCPHTATGLRMLESLRAQGDERPWAVAATAHPSKFDSIVEPLVGHAVEPPPALAASLARPASAEPMAADYAALRERLLAGALADAV from the coding sequence ATGAATTTCCTCAGCACGCGCGGCCAGACCGCGCCCACCGCGATCGACGCCGCGCTCGCCGCCGGCCTCGCCCCCGACGGCGGCCTCTACGTTCCCGAATCGATCCCGCTGTTGGCGCAACCGCTCGCCGCGCGCTCGTTGCCCGACACCGCGCACACCGTGCTCGCGCCCTATTTCGCCCGCTCGGCGCTGCGCGACCGCCTCGACGATCTGTGCGCGCAGGCGTTTTCCTTCGACGCGCCGCTGCGCGCGCTGAACCCGCCCGACACCTGGCTGTTGGAGTTGTTCCACGGCCCCACCGCCGCGTTCAAGGATTACGCCGCGCGCTTCCTCGCCGGCGCCTTGGCCGGCTTGCGCGCGGCGGACGCGGCGGACACGACCATCGTCGTCGCCACCTCCGGCGACACCGGCGCCGCGGTCGCGAGCGCGTTCCACCGCCGGCCCGGCTTCCGTGTGCTGATCCTGTATCCCGACGGCCGCGTCTCGCCGCGTCAGGCGCACGGCCTGGGCTGCTGGGGCGACAACGTGCAAGCGCTGCGCGTGGACGGCGATTTCGACGCCTGCCAGCGTCTGGCCAAACAAGCGCTCGGCGACGAAGCGCTGCGCGCGCGGGTGCCGCTGAGCTCGGCCAACAGCATCAGCCTCGGCCGGCTGCTGCCGCAGGCGGCGTACTACGCGCACGCCGCGGCGCAGTACTACGCGGCCCACGGCGAGCCGCTGAACTTCATCGTCCCCACCGGCAATCTCGGCAACGCCTGCGCGGCGCTGGTGGCCAAGCGCATGGGCGCGCCGGTCGGCGAACTGCGGCTGGCGACCAACGCCAACGACACCTTGCCGCGCTACTTCGCCGGCGCCGACTACGCCGCCCAGCCGACCCGCGCGACCCTCGCCAACGCGATGGACGTCGGCGCGCCGAGCAATTTCGAGCGCCTGCGCCACTGGTATCGCGACGACGCCGAACTGCGCGCCGCGATCCAGGCCGAGGGCGTGGACGACGCGACCATCGCCGAAACCATCCGCGCCGCGCCGCAGCGCTACGGCATCGTCCCCTGCCCGCACACTGCGACCGGCCTGCGCATGCTGGAGTCGTTGCGCGCGCAAGGCGACGAGCGGCCGTGGGCAGTCGCGGCCACCGCGCATCCGTCCAAGTTCGACAGCATCGTCGAACCGCTGGTCGGACACGCCGTCGAACCGCCGCCGGCGCTGGCCGCCTCGCTGGCGCGGCCGGCTTCGGCCGAACCGATGGCGGCGGACTATGCGGCCTTGCGCGAGCGCCTGCTGGCCGGCGCGCTCGCCGACGCGGTGTAG
- the thiC gene encoding phosphomethylpyrimidine synthase ThiC, with amino-acid sequence MNAVPSELIQQAEKLSADVTRPIPGSRKIHVQGSRPDLNVPMREIALARTPTIFGGEDNAPLAVYDTSGAYTDPDATIDLAAGLAPLRANWIAERGDTELLAGLSSQFGRQREHDPKLAHVRFGNRPLPRRALAGANVTQMHYARRGIVTPEMEYIAIRENQRLETIREAHLLNQHPGHSFGADIGKIITPEFVRDEVARGRAIIPNNINHPESEPMIIGRNFLTKVNANIGNSAVSSGIAEEVEKLVWSIRWGADTVMDLSTGKHIHETREWIIRNSPVPIGTVPIYQALEKVDGRAEELNWEIFRDTLIEQAEQGVDYFTIHAGVLLRYVPLTAKRVTGIVSRGGSILAKWCLAHHKENFLYTHFEEICEIMKAYDVAFSLGDGLRPGSIADANDAAQFGELETLGELTQIAWKHDVQTMIEGPGHVPMQLIKENMDKQLEVCGEAPFYTLGPLTTDIAPGYDHITSAIGAAMIGWYGTAMLCYVTPKEHLGLPNKHDVREGLMAYKIAAHAADLAKGFPGAQARDNAMSKARFEFRWEDQFNLGLDPERAREYHDETLPKDAHKVAHFCSMCGPHFCSMKITQDVRDYAKEHGVDEQAALDEGMAEKSAEFRAQGAEVYRRA; translated from the coding sequence ATGAACGCGGTTCCCTCCGAGCTGATCCAGCAAGCCGAGAAGTTGTCGGCCGACGTCACCCGCCCGATCCCCGGCTCGCGCAAGATCCATGTGCAAGGCTCGCGCCCCGACCTGAACGTGCCGATGCGCGAGATCGCGCTGGCGCGCACGCCGACCATCTTCGGCGGCGAGGACAACGCGCCGCTGGCGGTGTACGACACCTCCGGCGCCTACACCGACCCGGACGCGACCATCGACCTCGCCGCCGGTCTGGCGCCGCTGCGCGCGAACTGGATCGCCGAGCGCGGCGACACTGAATTGCTCGCCGGTCTGTCCTCGCAATTCGGCCGCCAGCGCGAGCACGACCCCAAGCTCGCCCACGTGCGCTTCGGCAACCGTCCGCTGCCGCGCCGCGCGCTCGCCGGCGCCAACGTCACCCAGATGCATTACGCCCGCCGCGGCATCGTCACGCCGGAGATGGAGTACATCGCCATCCGCGAGAACCAGCGGCTGGAGACGATCCGCGAAGCGCACCTGCTCAACCAGCATCCGGGCCACAGCTTCGGCGCCGACATCGGCAAGATCATCACCCCCGAATTCGTGCGCGACGAAGTCGCGCGCGGCCGCGCCATCATCCCGAACAACATCAATCACCCGGAAAGCGAGCCGATGATCATCGGCCGCAACTTCCTGACCAAGGTCAACGCCAACATCGGCAACTCCGCGGTGTCCTCGGGCATCGCCGAGGAAGTGGAGAAGCTGGTGTGGTCGATCCGCTGGGGCGCGGACACGGTCATGGATCTGTCCACCGGCAAGCACATCCACGAAACCCGCGAGTGGATCATCCGCAATTCGCCGGTGCCGATCGGCACGGTGCCGATCTATCAGGCGCTGGAGAAGGTCGACGGCCGCGCCGAAGAGCTCAATTGGGAGATCTTCCGCGACACCTTGATCGAACAGGCCGAGCAGGGCGTGGACTACTTCACCATCCACGCCGGCGTGCTGCTGCGCTACGTGCCGCTGACCGCCAAGCGGGTGACCGGCATCGTCTCGCGCGGCGGTTCGATCCTGGCCAAGTGGTGCCTGGCGCACCACAAGGAGAATTTCCTCTACACCCACTTCGAGGAAATCTGCGAAATCATGAAGGCTTACGACGTGGCGTTCTCGCTCGGCGACGGCCTGCGTCCGGGCTCGATCGCCGACGCCAACGACGCGGCCCAGTTCGGCGAGCTGGAAACCCTGGGCGAGCTGACCCAGATCGCGTGGAAGCACGACGTGCAGACCATGATCGAGGGCCCCGGCCACGTGCCGATGCAGCTCATCAAGGAGAACATGGACAAGCAGCTCGAGGTCTGCGGCGAAGCGCCGTTCTACACCCTCGGCCCGCTGACCACCGACATCGCGCCGGGTTACGACCACATCACCAGCGCGATCGGCGCGGCGATGATCGGCTGGTACGGCACCGCGATGCTCTGCTACGTGACGCCGAAGGAACACCTGGGCCTGCCGAACAAGCACGACGTGCGTGAAGGCCTGATGGCGTACAAGATCGCCGCCCACGCCGCCGACCTCGCCAAGGGCTTCCCCGGCGCGCAGGCGCGCGACAACGCGATGAGCAAGGCGCGCTTCGAGTTCCGCTGGGAAGACCAGTTCAACCTCGGCCTCGACCCGGAGCGCGCGCGCGAGTACCACGACGAAACCTTGCCCAAGGACGCGCACAAGGTCGCCCACTTCTGCTCGATGTGCGGCCCGCACTTCTGCTCGATGAAGATCACCCAGGACGTGCGCGACTACGCCAAGGAACACGGCGTGGACGAGCAGGCCGCGCTGGACGAGGGCATGGCGGAGAAGTCGGCCGAGTTCCGCGCGCAGGGCGCCGAGGTGTATCGCCGCGCTTAA
- a CDS encoding YbhB/YbcL family Raf kinase inhibitor-like protein: MFRSHRSLLTALLAVAGLSSGGFAHADEFVLQSADLAAGEAVPAIHLFTACAGGNISPALEWKNPPVGTRSFAVTVFDPDAPTGNGWWHWAVVNLPVATTTLERGAKPPASALQLRNDFGQTGYSGPCPPPGKPHRYEFTVWALKSDKLKLDAKTPAALGGVMARADALGHATITVQYGRPKK, encoded by the coding sequence ATGTTCCGTTCCCATCGTTCCCTGCTGACCGCGCTGCTGGCCGTGGCCGGCCTGTCGTCGGGCGGCTTCGCCCACGCCGACGAGTTCGTCCTGCAAAGCGCCGACCTCGCCGCGGGCGAAGCGGTGCCGGCGATCCACCTGTTCACCGCCTGCGCCGGCGGCAATATCTCGCCCGCGCTGGAATGGAAGAACCCGCCCGTGGGCACGCGCAGCTTCGCGGTGACCGTGTTCGATCCCGACGCGCCCACCGGCAACGGCTGGTGGCATTGGGCGGTGGTGAACCTGCCGGTCGCCACGACGACACTCGAACGCGGCGCCAAGCCGCCGGCGAGCGCGCTGCAACTGCGCAACGATTTCGGCCAGACCGGCTACAGCGGCCCGTGCCCGCCGCCGGGCAAGCCGCATCGCTACGAGTTCACGGTGTGGGCGCTCAAGAGCGACAAGCTCAAGCTCGACGCCAAGACGCCGGCCGCGCTCGGCGGGGTCATGGCGCGCGCCGACGCGCTCGGCCACGCGACGATCACGGTGCAGTACGGACGGCCGAAAAAGTAA
- a CDS encoding M23 family metallopeptidase, with the protein MKKISKAGLGLALLCALAAIGGNASAQGHGLSGEDLVYSYDEMFDFDIDAYLAKHAPQLRKHSEEISHWAGYSGISPKVLIALMEQQSGAISAKRGDAPKRPFGKLARADGFGAQTREVALALRQSLYERDPDGAKGPVTLARANPLQALFQRSGDSEPAAALRGDGEFQLIYGRLFNEPRQAKAPSDRFAKSGPDVQPLSPNGLLQFPFPRGASWHVGGAHTNTGSGNYPMSSLDMSRGGGWGSNQSGNWVSASAAGSFKRHSSCFAEIVHSGGWSTTYYHLMNIQYNTGANVSMNTAIANPANTQAQALCNGGSSTGPHQHWSLKQNGSFYHLNGAYLSGYRITATGSSYDTNCNRFYLTKNGQNYCYGYYPNPGPN; encoded by the coding sequence ATGAAGAAGATTTCCAAGGCGGGACTGGGGCTGGCGCTGCTGTGTGCGCTGGCGGCGATCGGCGGCAACGCCAGCGCGCAGGGCCATGGGCTCAGCGGCGAGGACTTGGTGTATTCCTACGACGAGATGTTCGATTTCGACATCGACGCGTATCTGGCCAAGCACGCGCCGCAGCTGCGCAAACATTCGGAAGAGATTTCGCACTGGGCCGGCTACAGCGGCATCAGCCCGAAAGTGCTGATCGCGCTGATGGAGCAGCAGAGCGGCGCGATCAGCGCCAAGCGCGGCGACGCGCCCAAGCGTCCGTTCGGCAAGCTCGCGCGCGCCGACGGTTTCGGCGCGCAGACGCGCGAAGTCGCGCTGGCGCTGCGCCAATCGCTGTACGAGCGCGATCCCGACGGCGCCAAGGGGCCGGTGACGCTGGCCCGGGCCAATCCGCTGCAGGCGCTGTTCCAGCGTTCCGGCGACAGCGAGCCGGCGGCCGCGTTGCGCGGCGACGGCGAATTCCAGCTGATTTACGGGCGTTTGTTCAACGAGCCGCGCCAGGCCAAGGCGCCGTCCGACCGCTTCGCCAAGTCCGGCCCGGACGTGCAGCCGCTTTCGCCCAACGGCCTGCTGCAGTTCCCGTTCCCGCGCGGCGCGAGCTGGCATGTCGGCGGCGCGCACACCAACACCGGCTCGGGCAACTACCCGATGTCGTCGCTGGACATGTCGCGCGGCGGCGGCTGGGGCAGCAACCAGAGCGGCAACTGGGTGTCGGCGTCGGCGGCGGGTTCGTTCAAGCGCCACTCCTCGTGCTTCGCCGAGATCGTGCACAGCGGCGGTTGGTCGACGACCTACTACCACCTGATGAACATCCAGTACAACACCGGCGCCAACGTGTCGATGAACACCGCCATCGCCAATCCGGCCAACACCCAGGCGCAGGCGCTGTGCAACGGCGGCAGCTCGACCGGACCGCACCAGCATTGGTCGCTGAAGCAGAACGGCAGCTTCTATCACCTCAACGGCGCGTACCTGTCGGGCTATCGCATCACCGCGACCGGCAGCAGCTACGACACCAATTGCAATCGCTTTTATCTGACCAAGAACGGGCAGAACTACTGCTACGGCTACTACCCCAACCCGGGTCCGAACTGA
- a CDS encoding ion channel: MTSYASLKARAIARRHPSAFLLAAQLLSLLAYPLFEPGGGGRVVFGAFGVLVLALAVWVVNRSPAIKWIAWIIAIPAFALSVLSVVVASPGLLVLSSALEAALYFYAAGALIAYMMSDHKVTADELFAAGATFTLLAWGFAYAFLVCQAWYPGSFVGAERPGEPRTWLELLFLSFTNLSAVGLGDILPMSPAARVLTMFEQLAGVGYLAAVVSRLIGLTMLRQPRT, encoded by the coding sequence ATGACCAGCTACGCCTCCCTGAAAGCCCGCGCCATCGCCCGCCGCCACCCCTCGGCGTTCTTGCTGGCGGCGCAGTTGCTGAGCCTGCTGGCCTATCCCTTGTTCGAGCCCGGCGGCGGCGGGCGCGTGGTGTTCGGCGCGTTCGGCGTGTTGGTGCTGGCGTTGGCGGTGTGGGTGGTCAACCGCAGTCCGGCGATCAAGTGGATCGCCTGGATCATCGCGATACCGGCGTTCGCGCTGTCGGTGCTGTCGGTGGTCGTCGCCAGCCCCGGTTTGTTGGTGCTGTCCTCGGCGTTGGAAGCGGCGCTGTATTTCTACGCGGCCGGCGCGTTGATCGCTTACATGATGAGCGACCACAAAGTGACCGCCGACGAACTGTTCGCGGCCGGCGCGACGTTCACCCTGCTGGCCTGGGGCTTCGCTTACGCGTTCTTGGTCTGTCAGGCCTGGTATCCGGGCAGCTTCGTCGGTGCCGAACGGCCGGGCGAGCCGCGCACGTGGCTGGAATTGCTGTTCCTGAGTTTCACCAACCTGTCGGCCGTGGGCCTGGGCGACATCCTGCCGATGTCGCCCGCGGCGCGGGTGCTGACGATGTTCGAGCAGCTCGCCGGGGTGGGCTATCTCGCCGCGGTGGTGTCGCGCTTGATCGGCTTGACCATGCTCCGCCAGCCGCGCACTTGA
- the thrA gene encoding bifunctional aspartate kinase/homoserine dehydrogenase I: protein MSSAPPQAASDAQPDAAAAEDHLAADAAAYAVPAYPPARHAHKFGGSSLADPDRYRVAVGLLDDGASERIAVVSAMQGVTDALVAIVDARLSGQDWKPAWTTLRKRHLDTALSLDPHRRHGVLEALEAEFAQLRDTLDCLHSRDEKTPQAVAGLGEVWSSYLIHAALGGDPAGWARLDAREVLVAHPSEMGMAVDWAQSRENLAAWRKRNAATNVVVTGFVARDAHGYATTLGRNGSDYSAAIFANLFDADALTIWTDVDGVLSADPRLVPDAVCLPSMSYAEACELAYFGAKVLHPQTMAPVQQRGIPLRIRNTRNPQEPGTLITLRAHPGATPVKGLSLVHDLAVLELVGNGLVGVPGAAERLFGALRAAGVSVTMISQGSSEHSICCVVRAAEAERGRDAIVAAFAEAMADGQTQHVQVTPDICVLAAVGDGMVGQPGVAAQLFDGLAKARVNLRAIAQGAGERNISVAIAARDATRALRAAHSAFWLSPQCISIGLIGPGKVGRALLAQLAAAQPRFQRETRPQHRLDLRLRALADSRRMHLAPRALGFDDAHALDAESEALDLERFAAHVRAEHIPHALIVDCSGSDAVAARYPEWLAAGIHVVTPSKHAGAGPLARYEAIREAERHGGQFRYEATVGAGLPVIQTLRSLLDTGDELTEVEGILSGTLAWLFNRYDGRTPFSQLVREAHELGYTEPDPRDDLSGTDVARKLVILAREAGRPLSLEQIEVESLVPEQLREVSKDEFFQRLDELDAPLQQRFDAARAAGLSLRYLARLDRDGRASVGVVSPQPGHAALHGALTDNLIQFRTRRYADNPLVVQGPGAGPDVTAAGVFGDLLTIAQTLGARA from the coding sequence ATGTCGTCCGCCCCACCCCAAGCCGCTTCCGACGCCCAGCCCGACGCGGCCGCGGCCGAAGATCACCTTGCCGCCGATGCCGCCGCCTATGCCGTACCGGCGTATCCGCCCGCACGCCACGCGCATAAGTTCGGCGGCAGCAGCCTCGCCGATCCCGACCGCTACCGCGTCGCCGTCGGCCTGCTCGACGACGGCGCCAGCGAGCGCATCGCCGTGGTCTCGGCCATGCAGGGCGTCACCGACGCGCTGGTGGCGATCGTCGATGCGAGGCTGAGCGGCCAGGATTGGAAACCGGCCTGGACCACGCTGCGCAAACGCCATCTCGACACCGCGCTGTCGCTGGACCCGCACCGCCGCCACGGCGTGCTGGAAGCGCTGGAAGCCGAGTTCGCGCAACTGCGCGACACACTGGACTGCCTGCACTCGCGCGACGAAAAAACCCCGCAAGCGGTGGCCGGCCTGGGCGAGGTGTGGTCGTCCTACCTGATCCACGCCGCGCTCGGCGGCGACCCGGCCGGCTGGGCACGGCTGGACGCGCGCGAGGTGCTGGTGGCGCATCCCAGCGAAATGGGCATGGCGGTGGATTGGGCGCAAAGCCGCGAGAACCTCGCCGCGTGGCGAAAACGCAACGCCGCGACCAACGTGGTCGTCACCGGCTTCGTCGCCCGCGACGCCCACGGCTACGCCACCACGCTCGGCCGCAACGGCAGCGACTACTCTGCGGCGATCTTCGCCAACCTGTTCGACGCCGACGCGCTGACCATCTGGACCGACGTCGACGGCGTGCTCTCGGCCGATCCGCGGCTGGTGCCCGACGCGGTGTGTTTGCCGTCGATGTCCTACGCCGAAGCCTGCGAACTGGCCTATTTCGGCGCCAAAGTGCTGCACCCGCAGACGATGGCGCCGGTGCAGCAGCGCGGCATTCCGCTGCGCATCCGCAACACCCGCAACCCGCAGGAACCCGGCACGCTCATCACCTTGCGCGCGCACCCCGGCGCGACGCCGGTGAAGGGGCTCAGCCTGGTCCACGATCTGGCCGTGCTGGAGCTGGTCGGCAACGGCCTGGTCGGCGTGCCCGGCGCGGCCGAGCGCCTGTTCGGCGCGCTGCGCGCGGCCGGCGTGTCGGTCACCATGATCTCGCAAGGCTCTTCCGAACATTCGATCTGCTGCGTGGTCCGCGCCGCCGAGGCCGAACGCGGCCGCGACGCGATCGTCGCCGCCTTCGCCGAAGCGATGGCCGACGGACAGACGCAACACGTGCAAGTCACTCCCGACATCTGCGTGCTGGCCGCGGTCGGCGACGGCATGGTCGGCCAGCCCGGCGTGGCCGCGCAGCTGTTCGACGGTTTGGCCAAGGCACGGGTCAACCTGCGCGCCATCGCCCAGGGCGCGGGCGAGCGCAACATCTCCGTGGCGATCGCCGCGCGCGACGCCACCCGCGCGCTGCGCGCGGCGCATTCGGCGTTCTGGTTGTCGCCGCAGTGCATTTCCATCGGCCTGATCGGCCCGGGCAAGGTCGGCCGCGCGCTGCTCGCCCAACTCGCCGCCGCGCAGCCGCGGTTCCAGCGCGAAACCCGCCCGCAGCATCGCCTGGACCTGCGCCTGCGCGCGCTCGCCGACAGCCGGCGCATGCATCTGGCGCCGCGCGCGCTCGGCTTCGACGATGCGCACGCGCTCGACGCCGAATCCGAAGCGCTGGATCTGGAACGCTTCGCCGCGCACGTGCGCGCCGAACACATCCCGCACGCGCTGATCGTCGATTGCAGCGGCTCCGACGCGGTCGCCGCGCGCTATCCCGAATGGCTCGCCGCCGGCATCCACGTGGTCACCCCGAGCAAGCACGCCGGCGCCGGCCCGCTGGCGCGCTACGAGGCGATCCGCGAAGCCGAGCGCCACGGCGGCCAGTTCCGCTACGAAGCCACGGTCGGCGCCGGCTTGCCGGTGATCCAAACCCTGCGCTCGCTGCTCGACACCGGCGACGAACTGACCGAAGTCGAAGGCATCCTGTCGGGCACGCTGGCCTGGCTGTTCAACCGCTACGACGGCCGCACGCCGTTCTCGCAACTGGTGCGCGAGGCGCACGAACTGGGCTACACCGAGCCCGATCCGCGCGACGACCTGTCCGGCACCGACGTGGCGCGCAAGCTGGTGATCCTGGCGCGCGAAGCCGGGCGGCCGCTGTCGCTGGAGCAGATCGAGGTCGAAAGCCTGGTGCCCGAGCAACTGCGCGAGGTGTCCAAGGACGAGTTCTTCCAGCGCCTGGACGAGCTCGACGCGCCGCTGCAGCAGCGCTTCGACGCCGCACGCGCGGCCGGGCTGAGCCTGCGCTACCTCGCCCGCCTGGACCGCGACGGCCGCGCCAGCGTCGGCGTGGTCAGCCCGCAGCCGGGCCACGCGGCTTTGCACGGCGCGCTCACCGACAACCTGATCCAGTTCCGCACGCGCCGTTACGCCGATAATCCGCTGGTGGTGCAAGGCCCGGGCGCCGGCCCGGACGTCACCGCCGCCGGCGTGTTCGGCGATCTGCTGACCATCGCCCAAACCCTCGGAGCCCGCGCATGA
- a CDS encoding homoserine kinase: MSAALPSADAADAKPAQQARAFAPGSVGNIGVGFDVLGHSIEGVRDVATVRRIDEPTVRIRAIRGAVPGADSLPLEAARNTAGQALISLREKLGLAHGFELELDKGIPLGSGLGGSAASCVATLVAANAVLAKPLSRDALYEFALDGESVSSGSRHGDNVAPMLLGGVVMATSTRMIPLAVPEWLHAVVVHPDQVLETRRARAVLADPYPLSQVVKQSAHLALFLTGLQRGDAGLLREGLVDLLVEPRRAPLIPGFAAVKAAALDHAALGASISGAGPSCFAWFASRGDAAAAAPAMRQAFADAGFDSRAYVTPVAGPRAEVLD, encoded by the coding sequence ATGAGCGCTGCCCTACCTTCCGCCGACGCCGCCGACGCGAAGCCCGCGCAACAAGCGCGCGCGTTCGCGCCCGGCAGCGTCGGTAACATCGGCGTGGGCTTCGACGTGCTCGGCCATTCCATCGAGGGCGTGCGCGATGTCGCCACGGTGCGGCGCATCGACGAGCCGACGGTGCGCATCCGCGCGATCCGCGGCGCGGTGCCGGGCGCGGATTCGCTGCCGCTGGAGGCCGCGCGCAACACCGCGGGACAAGCGCTGATTTCGCTGCGCGAGAAGCTCGGCCTCGCGCACGGCTTCGAGTTGGAATTGGATAAGGGCATTCCGCTCGGCTCCGGCCTGGGCGGTTCGGCGGCTTCGTGCGTGGCGACCTTGGTCGCCGCCAACGCGGTGTTGGCGAAACCTTTGTCGCGCGATGCGCTGTACGAATTCGCGCTCGACGGCGAATCGGTGTCCAGCGGCAGCCGCCACGGCGACAACGTCGCGCCGATGCTGCTCGGCGGCGTGGTCATGGCGACTTCGACGCGGATGATTCCGCTGGCGGTGCCCGAGTGGCTGCACGCGGTCGTGGTGCATCCCGACCAAGTGCTGGAAACCCGGCGCGCGCGCGCGGTGCTGGCCGATCCGTATCCGTTGTCGCAGGTGGTCAAGCAGAGCGCGCACCTCGCGCTGTTCCTGACCGGCCTGCAGCGCGGCGACGCGGGCCTGCTGCGCGAAGGTTTGGTCGATCTGCTGGTGGAACCGCGCCGCGCGCCGCTGATTCCCGGCTTCGCCGCGGTCAAGGCGGCGGCGTTGGACCACGCCGCGCTCGGCGCCAGCATTTCCGGCGCGGGCCCGAGCTGCTTCGCCTGGTTCGCCTCGCGCGGCGACGCGGCCGCGGCGGCGCCGGCGATGCGGCAAGCCTTCGCCGACGCGGGCTTCGACTCGCGCGCCTACGTCACCCCGGTGGCCGGGCCGCGCGCGGAGGTACTCGACTGA